The nucleotide sequence tgcggttttttttatttgaaatcaggttttctagcgatggtttcattaaaatcagttcagcagtttttgagatgttTCCAAATCTatcaagccgttttagcgtgaacgaGTAACGAagatacacatacacacacacactatggCGTACATTGCATaggcagcagggtaggcagcactaagtgctggtggcgcgctgctgcggcgcacactacacttatacttcgtttttttggcatttgaaaaagggtaaacaattttgacgagtctttttattgaaaaacgttttttaaaaaaaaagtaaccatTACTTATGatacaaaaataatgtaaatgatcatacgTCCTTGCTAAATGTTACATACCTATTTGCtgcgacttatttttcaaaagggtTTTTCAATACACGTCAAGATAGATAAGATAAGTataccaactgcctaccctggaatcgtCCCAATGCACGCACATaggcacacgcacacacgcacgacTCGCACTCGGCCGGTCGGGACGACAGTTTCTGAAAGACCATAAAGGctacagctcattacagccacccggcacccgaccagcacagcctcgcctcgagcggttagtattcttcatattaacttgtatgggcatgcgcttactacatcaactccgtaacgtcaccggatcgcctcactcgcaaagttgccacgcgcggacggagAGTGGACCACTCGCTGCCCGCACGCTTGCGATACGGCGCTCTCCACCCCGCCACCCTCCCCCCTACCACTCGactccactcgttgtcaacgcgccgtccgcgcgtggaccacctgtcgacaacgagtggacgccgaaagtcgaggaggtgctggtcgggtgccgggtagCTCTATAATGAGCTGTAACCTTAATTGTCAAGAAGGATGTGTCGCTTACCATCATTATGAGAGATTGTAGTCAAACGCAAGTCCATTACGCTTACACTTACAAAAGCAACCGTTCTTACAAACCTAAAAATCGTCCCTTTTATCGCAGAGAAGCCGAAAAATTCAAAACGTATCCAAATTGATTCGACCCGGAAGGTTTTTTAAAAGGCCGTCGAATCCTCCAGGGGTCGTATTAATGATCCTCCCCTCCCGTTCAATATACCAACCGCTCACTACAAACGGACACAAAACAACCTCAACACTTATTACAATTTCCTTTCTTTGCAAACGCAATAACGTCGCAATTCGAATCTTAACGGAATGCTTCTTGGGTCATAATGAGATTCAACTAGCGAAATGAGCCCAATTAGCCACTGGGCTTTTGTAAATCTTGCCCTtattaaaaagataaatattCTTTTCAGGTCGCGTGAGAAACGTTTTAAAAAGGTCAAGCTTGGGTAATCGCAAGCACTTTGATCACAAAGCTTGGTGAAGCAATGTATTACCACAAGATGTCTCTTAAAAGCAATTAATAAACCTCAAGCAGAAGAGGCAGTAATATCAACCATGGCCGATTCATTTGAAATTATCAATGCGCTTCAATTACCAGTGGCGTTATTGTCATAAgtccgagtttagacttgcaagaaaaatcgtgcaagttgcattacatcgcgaggccgtaaagccaacgagtttgtagcggTCAATCGAGCCCCGCAATgtgatgcaacttgcacgatttttcttgcaacactcgcgatcgcattcacggTATCATTCTACCCGCATCCTACATTTTGTGACCGAAAGAAGTGgcgaaaatgattgtgattccgagtgcggcAGAcaataagaataaagaatacacacacacaaacatcacgcctgtattcccaaatggggtaggcagagcacacgaaacgttaccgcttcggagccacttttagcaattttaggtttaaagtttgacaaaaaaaaaggtacaatagtgacaggttgctagcctgtcgcctacggtataccatAACCTAAAGAATATGAATTGTTTAATCGCaatttgcaaaaataaaataaaaaaatatacaacttaATAAGGCCTTTGAATAGTAACAATAACAACAAGTGACGTGGAGTGAATTTTCGTTAAGCCGAGTTTCGCCAAGAAAAATCGTGAAAGTTGCGttgcattgcggcgctcgatcgaccactacaaactcgttggctttacggcctatatacctaatgcaacttgcacgatttttcttgcaagtctaaactcggctttaggcaACCCAGTGATTGGGAAGACCAATAGTTAGGTCTGTCTTCGCACACACGTCCTCGGAGTTGGTGTACACAAGCTTTAAAATCGCCATATTTCTCATCACTGatcttatgtaaaaaaaataggtaagtacaccTACCTAACTCCTACCTACACTTATATTGTGAATAGCTAAAGAGCTACAATattacaaatacatattaaacatataATATCACTCTTTTGTCGTCAAGGGGGGTTGAAAGATAACACGAAAAACACGCCAAGAACGTTAGAAAACAGAAAAATCAAGTGCTCTAGGGAATTCGATTTAGCCACCCAATCGGCTTACCTGAAGATGGCAAAAGTAAACCGGCCAAGTGAAAATCGTACTCACAAACCAAGGGGTTTCGTAACACCATGAGCGTACCACCATACTATTGTTAAGAGCAAAATAGCCAAAATACGTGTTTAAGAGTAATGTTTTTTGTCATAGCCGCCACGGTAAAAACAATAATTcggtaaatttttaaacaatatggACCCAAAGGGTGGGCAGACGGATGGAGAGATTGACCGTTGTGTACCTATATGTTTATTGTGGCTCATTCTTCTTTTCAATAGTGGTCTTTCTAAAAGCGctgtagtataaaaaagtgacatgtaaaagaaccTTTTACGGCCTAGTTACATAAAAAACGAGTTGATTTTGATATTACCTATAAATAGACAAACGGAGCATTCAAATAGTCCCGTCAGCGCTATttaggcacggaaccctaaaaagagaagCAAACTCGGGTTTTCTTTCCAAGAGATTGGAATGAAGAAAGTTTGCCAATACGCAGGGTTTCTGGTACGATTGAATATTCTCTTAGTTCGTGATGCCTTATAAATACAACATACCTACTTCTACGGATAAACCTTGCGGCGGATAAAAAGCTAAAACATTACAAAAGTTTGTGAATAATACACAATTCTCCTGATTATTGTGAAAAACTTGTGAGTCTAATAGTCTGGCTGAGATCAAAAAGTCAAAGGTATCTCGACAAAATATTGAATCCTTAAGCTTCGCGCGCTGAACTGTTGTACGttgtgcaatttttttaatttacaacgaCAACAGTTTAgttacacgattcttgttaccataGCAACGCAATGTCTTAGAGTTTGACCTGAAAAAGTTTACGGtaacaataaaatttgaaaGGGCAAAGTTCactcgcacaacgccatctactgattgcaaacgaagttaacacgtcacgtcatcttgagagctgaggtacgtcaccgttcttggacagtgccctctattcttgttaaaacttaaaatatcatacCGCGGCATTACTAGGATATAAAATATCCCATGTTTAAATGCAGATCTTTGTGTATATGTACGCCAAGTATAATGTAAATCCGTTGAGCCGTTATtccatgattgagtaacaaacatccaaacatctaaacatccaaacctccaaacatcttcacaaactttcacatttacaatattagtaggataggacaGTAAGAtgcataaatattattttcattggaCCAATAAATAATAGCTACAGAATACTTAGTGCaacattattattcattttatttttgctctcGTATACGTGTAATATATGAATTGTTTTGAGAATGCAATTTAAGTATGAAATTAACATTTGATATGCACCTCAGTGTTATTACCCGAGAATTAATTTAAGTCTTAATTTACGCAGCATCAAATATAATATTCAGCAGAGTAAAACTGTCATATTACTGATGGCCGGCCTCAGGTCAAGTGTTATCTGACACTAAATTTGGGCCTCCCATCCTTTCGTATcccataatttaatttgtcataGTAGTCACAAGCCATAATATTTACGTGTCATAATGTTTGATGCTATAATTTTTAAGAGTTTTAAGAGTTATATATATTTGCCGACGAGAGCGGAGAGgagagatgagatgatgatgatggatggaaTGAGAGTACTTCCGTCTCGCCGTCAGGTTGCGTTCATGggtatgtaggtacttgagtgAGAGCTTCAATAAGAACTTCTTTTGGGATGCAGGTCTTTTATTTCACCAACCGATAATAATTAAATCACAGAACCAATCAGAGTATGTACAGAGCTAATCGACAGACGAACTGACAGAATCATTAGCATTACAGTCCGAAGTAGAATGACGCTCCAGCCAACGAGCCCGTTCACGTGCACCGCAACCGGTAGTTACGTCACACGGCGTTCGCCGCCATTTCGATGTTATAAtagtagaatagaatagaatagaatagaatagaagatagaataaataaataaatatcacgggacaattcacaccaattaacctagtcccaaagtaagcttagcaaagcttgtgttatgggtactaagcaacggataaatataattatatagatagatacatacttaaatacatattaaacacccaagacccgagaacaaacattcgtatttttcatacaaatatctgccccgacgcgggaatcgaacccgggacctcaagcttcgtagtcaggttctctaaccactaggccatctggtcgtcaaataaaatataatatatagaataatatatagaatagaagatttatttgcatagaataagtagttacatcAACTGTCATTAGATGGTAATGAGACGAAATCAATCAACAATTCAATTTGTCAATTGACAATCCTATAAGGCTTGATTATCGTAAACCACGACATTAATTATTACATACATTGTTGTCAttgttacatttattatttatatatttgtagtttatttctcttgtatgtattagtttattgttttattattacgtaTTAGTGTGTACCTGTagatattatgtatgtttatttataaagcaCTATTTTGgacttatttaaaattttcggctttttatcttttcattgtatttGTGGTGTCTACTCTTTTTTCTGATaccctgtcaatcgttcaaaggttaactggaagagatccctttaagggataagttcgcctttgtaattcttattattatttaatttgttgattttatgtgtttttatgtacaataaagagtttacaatacaatgcaatatatatatatcggtagagtaggtatatatatagtttttaatatagCCTTGTGACAAAAAGACAAGCGAACAGCGTAGCGACAGTAATAGGGTTCTGTTTTGTCACcctttaagtacctatatggaACCCTAATAACTCTCAATTCTTGAAAGTTCAAAAGTTTTCTACACTCTATTCAAATTTACCTTTAGAAAAGTAATTTACCGCGATCGAACATCGTTTTATATGCAAAATTATCTCCAAGCGTCGATCAATTCACAACTACAATTTTCTCCAGACCACTTTTCCAGTGAAACGTCACGGAAAATAGGAGACTAGAAATCTTCTTTTTCACGCAAAACCTCTGtggaaataaaaattcaattccCAGAGTTGTATTCAGATGTGTTGCTTCGAATATGTTATAGATGTCTTAAACACTTGATGTGTTGCTTCGAACCAGATATAGACGTTTTAACACTTAACTCTACGCCTGCCTTCTTTTCatgatttcatttaaaaaaagaacttttCTATAGTGGTGCCCGGctgctaagaagtcaatcctgacacattgcacaattatgaagttcctgattatttttaataccaaccattgaaaaaaatgCCACACTatcgcacgcaacaagtaagcattaCATTTTTTGCCtatgattcatattgttaatattcagaaactttcatagttttgcaatgtgtcaggatttatttcataacGGCTGTTGACTTTAGCTAAGAGTTCAACCACAGTAAGATAACAATTGCTGTTGACAATTTGGGTAATtttctgagtaaaaaaaaatagaaaataatgttcaagtattttttgtcgatcgaaaaaaaaacaaaaatttagaactaaaaatgagcaattacattttattattaaaatataaagaaaaatatgaCCTACATTATATATTGAATATTATGAAAAGTTTTGCTAAAGCGAAAACAtgaaaaacttgttttaaaGAATCTGTCGGAATAAGGCGACTCGTGGCAgaaaatataactaaatatGATTGTGCATTTGAACTCTTTAGTGAGATTGTTCGTAGTTTGCATTTCAATGCGATGTAGATGCACCATTAGACAACAATTCCTTCATCGGGTTATTTCTTTCTCTTTTGTACCTCTTAACGAACTGAAATTATTCTCTGTCCTTAGTCTTTCCTTTTATAAGgaggtaaaattaaatttatcaaaACAACAGCTAGATAGGTAGTAAAGTAACTTAATTTCACGCAGgtccagtacggattgggaacttctcatACTATCGAATTGCTTCCTATAAGTTCCCTCGCGATATTTTCCtacatttcaaatgtgatttctaacatctggtagcatggtgtgaACAGTTGTcctgctctgaaaatgagctctggtggagttcaaaacgcgtcagtgtagtgtggtggtggtgatagacgggtttgtgtgatttgtgtgtgttcttacagcgtggaggtggaggaactgcatgaaggAAGGAAGGCTCGCGGGTcagcaaagtattttttttcagttcaCTATAATTTCTCGTCTGTTAGTACGTCTCTCACAACACAGTTTCAGTTTTTGATTCATTCAGTAAAGTGATCAACATAAATTAGGTTTAGCTTTTATAACTGTTTATTATACATGGAGATAGGTACAGTTATCTTTAGGATAATATTCCACCCAATTATttgaattatacatttttaatgtcCTATAAAGAAACCCAACCCTCGAAACAACCCACAATCGTCCCCAACTGTCAGAATTTAAACAATTCCTCGGTCTTACCCATATTAAACCGCCACAACCCAAAACTGAGTCGCGGAGAACACTTTATACTAAAATGACTTTGCCAAAAACCCTATAAAAATTCCCTTCAAGTTGTTTAAAAGAATGTCTCAGCGCTTGACGGGAATGTTGATAAATTTACCCCCTTTTTCGGGAGAGGGGCCCAAGAATTCACCTTTGTCATAAATTTTGCCGGCGCGTTTTAAATACTATCGTTTGACAACGTAGTGACGTTTTTGTTCCTCGTTTGGTTGATGTAAGGTGACCCGAAACCAACGTAACTATTTTATAAAAGgataagatttttatttgaaggtataaaaatacaaaatcactGAATAAACATTCGATTTTTAATACCTATCCTATTTATCTAAATCTGTTTGTTAGATTAGAGCTTAAATTATACAAACACAAGGTTGTTATATTATACAAGTTTTTGATTAAATTGCAATGCTACTATATTCAAATCCCGCAATTTAGATTTTTCGACATTTCTTACTGGTTGTGTTATATGAGCTACTTCCATAATTTAAGTTTCTATGATAACTGGACGTACCGCATACATTTTGATCCCCATTTTAAAAACACCTTTTTTTGATGACGTATCTTTTAACCGCGATGACTTagagaagttcgattttttcactACTTCAATGTATAGCAGACTTGACTTGTATTTGATATTCATTTCAGTTTGATACTTCCACGCGTTCCTAAGAAAAACGGTCTTGAAACACGCGGATGAATGGACAACAAAGTGTTCCTACaggagttccgtttttgccagcagaaatacggaaccctaaaacggcAACAGTGGCAACACGCTATTCCGCTGTCAAAGTGCTACACCGCAGCAGGTTGTCTTTCAACGTCCTAATTAGATATAAGACGAGTTAATATTCACAGAATTATCATGGCCAAAGGTTTTAGACTTCACAAATGCGTCTGGCCTCCATttcatttattatgaaaatgttaAGCTGGGTTTAGGACCGCCAAagcaaaagtcaaaagtcacgACGGCCAAAATAGCGCGCAACATCTAACCTAACTTCCTACAGCTTAGAGTTCTCTACTCGTAACTATTGGGTGCTGCGATGGGGTCATATGGAAGTCCACTATATGACTGAGTTTGAAGGTTCTATTTGGGGCAATAAGGCTTTGCTGGGACTTTCGTCATAGTGCTATTAACGTTCGCGGAAGTGCTTTGATTACCAAAATATGATGTTACGAGTAAAGTGGCGTGAAGGATGGAGACTGTTCGGTGTAGGTTGTAGGACGCCAACTAAAATAACGAGTGACTCTGCGGGTTGTGGACTTCGCCCGtctctttttaactttttgaacCCTCATGGCTTACAGTAAAATaagaattgttaaaaaaagcattttaattGGAACTTTTCGGTGTCAGATAAAAACgtagtatcaccgaattaccaagtatcaccgataagccaGTTTGCTCTACCTATCGACTGCAACTGACGTTGCTTAATAGCACTTTTTTACGTTTAGCCCCCAAGCCTccgccattaaaaaaaaaaaaaaacttaattgacaaaaaaaccATATAATTATTGAATCTGCACACAATATTTCCCGACAATCGGTTGAGAAATGTGACCTGTTGAGGAGAACAACCGGATATACCTACATAGGCAATTTTACCCAAGCTGaaacagatggacggacgaccttaagagggtcacTGGCGgtggatggatgcgaggggctgaagacagagtattgtggcgcgccatggaagagggctatatccagcagtgatgatgatgatgatgaaatagatACTTCTATGTGATAACCTAATCAAagtagaaaagttgaaaatccccgacattattatttcaaagttcaccttcaaaacggctaaatcgattttgattaaacacaGAACACACCTAAATGTTGGCCAGGCattatcacgatgtgcctgagaaacaacacGGCTGATCGATTAGAGAAACGCATTTgttgatattcctagctttataccgggcacatcgtgatatgccgaaaaaaagaaaaatttaggtatgacgagcgaagcaaggggtggttagtatgaattgtgaccataacgcacgagccgagcgagcgaagcgagcgtgccgcggcagcggccggcgaagtgccagaaccgatatggcggcgtttcatgatatgcctaggaatttggtgatctgcctaaactggccaaatcatgaaatggcggctttcatgatatgcctaggaatttcatgatctgctaaacgtcactaggcaaatcacttttgaacgatatggcggatgaaGCCAaaacatgaaatggcgccatttcacgatatgcctaggaatttcgtgatccggcggattttacgatcggccgccgacatacacgTTACATCACTCTCAAGATTTTTGGTAAATACGAAAACTATGTAAATATGCAATTGCATATTATAATCCCCTTGCCTAATTATAAAGTTGCAAGGCCCATTCACTTGACCGAGGTGTTACTTCAAGTAATAAACAGATGATACATAATTAAAACAGTACTTAATTAGTTATTAAACTTCGGTTAATATTCAGGAGGGGTCGCGTAATCCCctttctaaatataaataagcagTTGTAAAGTAATTAACGTCGTGGTTAATATTAACGATATATCAACCTGCGGGAAGATTGTATCGTCACAgaaggtcatcatcatcgtcgtatatacgtcccagtgcagagcacaggcctcctcccagagaAGTAGTGGCGTGGCGACAGATATTTCGGTGGTAAAGGCGAAGCAAggatcgcttacatctttcataaatccTGTAGTCCTATTGGCCTACATTGTGAATATTAGGCAAACCGGTGAGAATAGGGTTCTATTGACGCTTCGCAACTGGTAGGTAGGGACTTACTTTactatttagggttccgtacccgaagggtgtGGAAGGGATGAGGGGAGGGTTTggtgaaagccgtggtggcctagtgctttgagcctctcaagcagaggatcgtgggttcaaacccacacatgaatttcaataaactcagaggtgcgagccggagttgTTAATATGCCGAATAAACTCGCACTTGCCAGGTTTTTTATTGAGAAAACGAAGCGAAGGCGAATAGAAGCTGTTTCgctaggtaaataaataacgcAGTAGTCTAAATGTTCTTTTCCTGTACATATTGATTCTAATGTGGTCTCAGCACCCTCGCAGCGGGCTTTTATCGCGTTAAGTGCTGTGTTCAATAATGCTTGGCTGGGACCTTTCTTAGACACATTACGTCTACTTAGTAATACTAAGTTAGTAATGTACAATCGAGGTCATGTGGATTAACCCTTATGCACTTCGTCGTAGTGTAAAAAATTGGAAGGTTTATTGTGTCGGACTTAGCAAATTTAGGGTCCCGTACCAAATGTAGAATATGACCGGTCAGAATGGCAGTTCAGTGCTACGGATTAGACCGCAAAATTTAgtttggaaaaatttgaaaatttcacaaaaaaaacagatgTAGATAAATCAATATATTGGtattattttttagtataaTAAGTAGcagttgcccacgactccgcccgcgtagacttcgtttatcgctatcccgcgggaactgtgcaattttccgcgttacgtgcaagtgtgatgaaatgaACTTTTTaatcacttaagctctgaaagtaggttgcatttaacttgaaatccgtgttgtaaattcgatacatctttagggatgtaagtaaatttaaaaatcgaatggtgctcctttgtattcacgaactggtaaacaaggagattgtaatgcgtaatacttaccaCCAAACAttcatgctggcataatgctgctggccagtgctggctgattgtgccaaagccaaagagcgcgaggccattaaaaaaaaacaaaagacggtttggcgcgatatattttcttccgctctgttacaaattgcgtatacatttataacggtttttctttatttcctcgcatttgtgatgaaaagtagtgttcaaatgatcaattacacccgcgaactataagcaccctcgctggctttgctcgctcgtgcgcctaaatatcttgggtgtaattgatcagttacaacccttgtttatcaatctactattttatcaAACTTGCACGTAAAAAGTATCAAAACATACAAGTTCACTTGGCCGTAATGCCTcatataaaaccctcgacctttttgTTCTTgtcaaggtcggtaaatgagtcgttgcccgtaggtactaatactgctgctgCTGCACGACCTGCTGGAGAACCTCACGCACGCACGTCAGGcagctgcgggagggggagggcggcggggagctggagCTGCCtagagcgcagccagcggtatcggcaatttttgtaaaaatatttataatatagtatacaattttactcgcaaatgtgatgacaAACATTGTAAATATGTCGCACTGGCGGTACTAGAATTTACGATCATCGACTCATTATAGCCCGGGCTTCTAATAgcctctcgttcgtaattccttatttaccgccctagAGGCACAATGTACAatgtacaatgtactatttatgttcattttatttttcatatttttttgtttaactgaCAAAAATCTAATATTTTCGTATAAAATAACTGACTAATTAGAATTTTAGAGGATATTAGCCTATTATTGCAATGCTTGTCTAATCAACTGTCAACTGTAAGGTGTCACCTCTGAAGACATATAGTAACCTATTGCCTATTGCTCACGCTGtgtgtatcgcttactatgttactatgtattgtattattgtaaACTCACGCTTTGGGTtgtctaataaaaatgttgaCTAGACGCTActggtacctacctaggtatatGTAGGTGGcagttatacatatttatgaactcgacaataccctatttattttttattttattttaccacattGTCGGTAGGTATGATTAGCCTCACCCACCCATCCACACCAAAATGGCTTTCTAGTTAGTAAGTAATATGAAGTTGGAACTATAGATTGACTGTGGAATCctgaaaatgaaacaaaacatgCATCCTAAACAACAAAATGTACTGATAACGCCATCTGTGGGCTACATCAAGAACTTTATTAAGTGTTCAGTATGTACAGTATTAGCAACACAAGAAACAGCGGACATAGCTCGTTTTCCATCTAATTAATGTAGATGGCGCGATTTTCAATACACTTCAACAACAGATCATTTGCAAATGAAAAAGAATGACTGAAACTAATAGTCGCTACTAATTTCTATTGTGGCgttgataaaatttattgatgataaataaaaaactcattttaacATGTCTGTTACGGAATAGCGCCCTCTATTCAACAACAACGTCAGCTGTAACACCGCTAGCAGAACCAGAGTTACAACTTGTTCATAGTAGTTAACATAAAATTGGATAGATGGCGCTGCTAACACTAAATCAAAAATTCCCTTCAtaagaaattttatttattttactagcaGTGGACCAACATTTTGTATTTGTCTATTTATTTAGAAGAATTAGTTACAAATACATCAATAAATCAGAACTAACCTGATCATTGTTGGTTCCCGCTTCCCAGAAATCTTCAATATTCTCCGGAAACTCGGATTCCTTCTCAGGATCTGGACTCAAGCATGGTTGTCTAGTCTTAAAGACTAAAATCATGCCTCCATCTTCTTCATCAGGCCTCCAAGCTCCGCACATGGTAGCCACAGTCCTAGTTGTTGACATGTCCGTTgagagtttaattttttttacaggaTTCTCATCTAAAATTAGATCGCTTTTTGTTTTGGACGACTCGCCAGCCATTTTgaagtaattttgaaaatagaatGCTGGTCTTGAGAACTTAAGTGCAGCAAGGTTGTAAGTAATTCGAATGGATGAGAATTCGAATATTTTCTTTATGAATTTTAGCatttaactaaattaatttataataaacacaCTTAATGACACCGTGACTATTAGTgacatatatttaaattaatttttacgtTACTAATTAGAAATTAAAGAAGATTAAGcactaaataaacaaattagaaCCCGCATTGTTTTAACACTATATTTACGCGACTATATACCTAGGCTAATTTTAACTAACAATAAACACACAGTTAACACACAAACACAGAATGTTTTCATATAGAATTTCAAAGGAACGTTAAAGTTTACATAAAATACCAACGAATTTTAGGTTATACGACCGCTTCGGAAACCGACAACCAAAATCAGCTGTCGCGTGAAGATGACAGTTGACAGCTGGCTgtcatttacttttttta is from Choristoneura fumiferana chromosome 3, NRCan_CFum_1, whole genome shotgun sequence and encodes:
- the LOC141426408 gene encoding uncharacterized protein, whose protein sequence is MLKFIKKIFEFSSIRITYNLAALKFSRPAFYFQNYFKMAGESSKTKSDLILDENPVKKIKLSTDMSTTRTVATMCGAWRPDEEDGGMILVFKTRQPCLSPDPEKESEFPENIEDFWEAGTNNDQVPKDDEKNTEVVLKPANN